One genomic window of Nitrososphaera sp. includes the following:
- a CDS encoding acetate--CoA ligase family protein, with amino-acid sequence MSSSSSIFFSPESIAVVGASEKPGVGKTIFTNIAKHFRGKIYPVTPSNPTVGGLTAYKSVLDIPGNVDLAVVAAPSRFTPAVMEEVGKKGIKGAIIVSAGFREVDEAGAKLEFEVGEIAKKYGIKVIGPNCLGIMSLSKDNMMNSTFLKVTPKYGGIALVSQSGAICAATVEDAEAQNIGFSKVISMGNKVDMDESDVLELLADDEDTRVIVMYLEDIRNARRFMDIARRITAEKKKPVIVLKSGRTAEGAKAAASHTGALGGSDANYEAAFSQSGVIRVDTMGELFDLATAFSKQPLPEGGVVIVSNAGGPAIISTDACSRYGLKMADISSIRDAIAAVIPPYGSPRNPVDIVGDADYVRFEKVLLEVLSHPNVGSVVTMCTPSATLNYDDLARVLVRMSEKFPNKTILASLMGLAEGVENRAIMSEGGIPYYLYAEPAIRTLKAMYDFRDSISELSQPEKKLHFAKDTQKVSSIFADVRGQGRANLLEEEGYEVFKAYGFPTPKSILGATVEECLSAAKTIGYPVVMKIASRDILHKSDAGGVKVGIKSDDELRAGFSAIIDSAKRYKPDAAIKGVLVQEMVKGAKETILGATQDPTFGPVLMFGLGGIYVEVLKDVVFRVAPVDARQASRMVNSIKTAKLLKGVRGEKPADEAAIVECLQRLSQLIVDFPEIAEVDINPLLVLEEGKGARLVDARIVLRGERKNH; translated from the coding sequence GTGTCCAGCTCGTCATCTATCTTCTTCTCACCCGAGTCGATAGCGGTGGTCGGCGCATCGGAAAAGCCCGGCGTCGGCAAGACCATATTTACCAACATTGCCAAGCACTTCAGGGGCAAGATATATCCCGTTACTCCTTCAAACCCGACTGTCGGAGGCCTTACTGCATACAAGAGCGTGCTGGATATTCCCGGCAACGTAGATTTGGCGGTCGTGGCGGCTCCGAGCAGGTTCACCCCTGCCGTGATGGAGGAAGTGGGAAAAAAGGGCATCAAGGGAGCGATCATTGTTTCTGCGGGCTTTCGCGAGGTGGACGAGGCCGGCGCCAAACTGGAATTCGAGGTAGGCGAGATTGCCAAAAAGTACGGCATCAAGGTCATAGGCCCAAACTGCCTTGGCATCATGAGCCTTTCAAAGGATAACATGATGAACTCGACGTTTCTGAAGGTGACTCCCAAGTACGGCGGAATCGCGCTGGTGTCGCAGAGCGGCGCCATTTGCGCCGCGACTGTCGAGGACGCCGAGGCTCAGAACATTGGCTTTTCCAAAGTCATAAGCATGGGCAATAAGGTTGACATGGACGAGAGCGACGTGCTTGAACTCCTTGCAGACGACGAGGACACACGCGTAATCGTCATGTACCTTGAGGACATTCGCAATGCTCGCCGGTTCATGGACATTGCCCGCAGGATAACGGCCGAAAAGAAAAAACCCGTTATTGTGCTAAAGTCGGGCAGGACTGCCGAGGGCGCCAAGGCAGCCGCCTCACACACGGGAGCCCTTGGGGGCTCTGACGCCAATTACGAGGCTGCTTTTAGCCAGTCCGGTGTTATCCGCGTCGACACCATGGGCGAGCTGTTTGATCTCGCAACGGCCTTCTCCAAGCAGCCGCTGCCTGAAGGGGGAGTGGTCATTGTGTCAAACGCCGGGGGCCCAGCGATAATTTCCACCGACGCATGCTCCAGGTACGGGCTCAAAATGGCCGATATCTCTTCGATTCGCGACGCGATTGCGGCAGTCATACCCCCCTACGGCTCGCCAAGAAACCCTGTCGACATTGTAGGCGATGCAGACTATGTGCGCTTTGAAAAGGTGCTTCTTGAGGTGCTTTCACACCCAAATGTCGGCTCCGTCGTTACGATGTGCACGCCGTCTGCTACGCTTAACTACGACGACCTTGCCCGCGTCCTTGTAAGGATGTCGGAGAAGTTTCCAAACAAGACGATCCTCGCATCTTTGATGGGCCTTGCAGAGGGCGTAGAAAACAGGGCGATAATGTCAGAAGGCGGAATCCCCTACTACCTGTACGCAGAGCCGGCTATCAGGACACTCAAGGCGATGTATGATTTCAGGGATTCTATTTCGGAGCTTTCCCAGCCGGAAAAGAAACTCCATTTTGCAAAGGACACTCAAAAAGTCAGTTCAATTTTTGCCGATGTCAGGGGCCAGGGCAGGGCAAACCTGCTGGAAGAGGAAGGCTACGAGGTCTTCAAGGCATACGGCTTTCCGACTCCAAAGAGCATTCTGGGAGCCACCGTCGAGGAGTGCCTTTCGGCTGCAAAAACCATCGGCTATCCTGTCGTAATGAAGATAGCGTCTCGTGACATTCTTCACAAGTCGGATGCCGGAGGAGTAAAGGTCGGCATCAAGAGCGACGACGAACTACGCGCCGGATTTTCAGCGATAATAGATAGCGCGAAAAGGTACAAGCCCGACGCGGCGATAAAGGGCGTGCTTGTCCAGGAGATGGTCAAGGGAGCAAAGGAGACGATTCTCGGAGCCACGCAGGACCCGACATTTGGACCCGTGCTCATGTTCGGGCTTGGCGGAATTTACGTCGAGGTTCTAAAGGACGTGGTGTTCAGAGTGGCCCCAGTTGATGCGCGCCAGGCTTCTAGGATGGTAAATTCAATCAAGACTGCGAAGCTGCTAAAGGGGGTAAGGGGCGAAAAGCCTGCAGACGAGGCCGCGATAGTTGAGTGCCTCCAGCGCCTGTCGCAATTGATAGTAGACTTTCCCGAAATAGCCGAAGTCGACATCAACCCGCTATTGGTGCTAGAGGAAGGCAAGGGCGCCAGGCTCGTCGACGCAAGAATAGTGCTCCGCGGGGAAAGGAAAAATCACTAG
- a CDS encoding zinc-ribbon domain-containing protein, translating into MMAEDMAEKKLRGSGGYAIAKITDDEQKRGNLGGPELFLAGIGRLDEDRFQKYYCNKCEKEYEGAPSLSYENPNEELGEGVTLAEKGEYKCPACSSTIAQYRKFETSAVQEVKPQPAPRAAEQVQAAPATMQARPKQDEWVPMSVESTPASPSAGFISLQSLVGMTAYDSEAMHIGKIEDAGIRKTADGMQVTFKVGGKEVGWDKVSKIGDIILLRSASFSEVPASPAAAAKCPSCGFQNDAGAVFCADCGSKL; encoded by the coding sequence TTGATGGCGGAGGACATGGCGGAAAAGAAGCTGCGGGGCTCCGGAGGCTATGCTATCGCAAAGATAACCGACGATGAGCAAAAGCGTGGAAACCTGGGCGGTCCGGAACTTTTTCTTGCAGGAATAGGGAGGCTTGACGAGGACAGGTTCCAGAAATACTATTGCAACAAGTGTGAAAAAGAGTACGAGGGCGCCCCTTCACTATCATACGAGAATCCCAACGAAGAGCTAGGCGAGGGAGTTACTCTCGCTGAAAAGGGCGAGTACAAGTGCCCAGCATGCAGCTCCACAATCGCGCAGTACCGCAAGTTCGAGACTTCTGCCGTCCAGGAGGTCAAGCCGCAGCCGGCACCGCGCGCCGCCGAACAGGTTCAGGCAGCGCCGGCGACAATGCAGGCACGACCCAAACAGGACGAATGGGTGCCCATGTCCGTTGAAAGCACGCCGGCTTCGCCAAGTGCCGGCTTCATTTCATTGCAGTCGCTGGTAGGCATGACTGCATATGACAGCGAGGCGATGCACATCGGCAAGATAGAGGACGCAGGTATCAGAAAGACCGCTGACGGAATGCAGGTGACATTCAAGGTCGGCGGAAAAGAAGTGGGCTGGGACAAGGTCTCAAAGATAGGCGACATCATACTGCTCAGGTCCGCTTCGTTTTCCGAGGTGCCAGCCTCGCCGGCCGCGGCGGCAAAGTGTCCCTCGTGCGGATTTCAGAATGATGCGGGAGCTGTCTTTTGCGCCGACTGCGGCTCGAAACTCTAG
- a CDS encoding M20/M25/M40 family metallo-hydrolase — protein sequence MPQMISDLQTLIRQKSVSAKKQGLTECANLVSAMMQRAGITSEVLGLEDASVPPVVYGEVKSRSNPDRTILFYNHYDVQPEEPLELWNDDPFSGRVEGNNIFGRGAADDKGELITRIKAVEYFLKKTGDVPCNVKFLVEGEEEVGSVHVEQYLKKYREKLRCDGVIWEFGYVDSRGTPIISLGMKGLLYVELIARGPSRDAHSSLAVLIENPAWRLVRALGSMRDEKTGKVLIKDWYKEVRGYTKQELAVIAREPFDERGFKAEYGIKKFVNNAKGNEVKKALVGMPTCNIAGFDSGYIGEGAKTVLPSSARVKIDFRLVPEMDPDIQLGRLRRHLKAKGFGDVEVVHIHGEAAARTPVSSPFVRVVDRAAKEAFGSAILSVSSAGTGPMYSFVKVLKAPCISVGSTFMFARIHSPNEFARIDLLNKATKCIGGIMEGFSASERAEKET from the coding sequence ATGCCGCAAATGATTTCCGACCTCCAGACGCTTATCAGGCAAAAGAGCGTCTCTGCAAAAAAGCAGGGCCTAACAGAATGCGCAAACCTAGTCTCGGCCATGATGCAGAGGGCAGGCATAACCTCCGAGGTCCTGGGCCTTGAGGACGCTAGCGTTCCTCCGGTCGTTTATGGCGAGGTGAAATCCAGGTCAAACCCGGACAGAACGATTCTGTTTTACAACCATTATGATGTACAGCCTGAAGAGCCACTGGAGCTGTGGAACGACGACCCGTTTAGTGGCAGAGTGGAAGGCAACAATATTTTCGGCAGGGGCGCGGCCGACGACAAGGGCGAGCTCATTACACGCATCAAGGCAGTGGAGTATTTCCTGAAAAAGACCGGCGACGTGCCTTGCAACGTCAAGTTTCTGGTTGAAGGCGAAGAGGAGGTCGGGAGCGTCCATGTTGAGCAGTACCTGAAGAAATACAGAGAGAAGCTGAGGTGTGACGGGGTGATATGGGAATTCGGATATGTCGACTCCCGGGGCACGCCCATTATCAGCCTTGGAATGAAGGGCCTGCTGTATGTCGAATTGATTGCAAGGGGACCTTCGAGGGACGCGCACTCTAGCCTTGCGGTTCTGATAGAAAATCCGGCATGGAGGCTTGTCCGCGCGCTTGGTAGCATGCGCGATGAAAAGACTGGCAAGGTGCTAATAAAGGACTGGTACAAGGAAGTGCGCGGTTATACAAAGCAAGAGCTAGCGGTTATTGCCAGGGAGCCTTTTGACGAACGCGGCTTCAAGGCAGAGTACGGGATAAAGAAATTTGTCAACAACGCCAAGGGCAACGAAGTCAAAAAGGCCCTCGTGGGCATGCCCACGTGCAACATTGCTGGTTTTGATTCCGGCTACATCGGCGAAGGCGCCAAGACTGTGCTGCCTTCAAGCGCGAGGGTAAAGATCGACTTTAGACTCGTTCCGGAGATGGACCCTGACATCCAGCTTGGCCGTCTCAGAAGGCACCTCAAAGCCAAGGGCTTTGGCGACGTTGAGGTTGTCCACATTCATGGTGAAGCGGCTGCAAGGACGCCAGTCTCCTCACCATTTGTCAGAGTCGTCGACAGGGCCGCAAAGGAAGCATTTGGAAGCGCCATCCTGAGCGTCTCTTCAGCCGGCACGGGTCCGATGTACTCTTTTGTCAAGGTTCTAAAAGCCCCGTGCATCTCCGTCGGAAGCACGTTCATGTTTGCGCGCATCCACTCGCCAAACGAGTTTGCCCGGATTGACCTCCTCAACAAGGCTACCAAGTGCATCGGGGGTATCATGGAGGGCTTTTCCGCAAGTGAGAGAGCTGAAAAAGAGACTTAA